In Streptomyces nojiriensis, the sequence TCCTCGCGATGGGCTCCCTCGCGGGCTCGCTGCGGGCGCTGGAGCTGCTGCGCTCGCTGGACGCCGAGACCGTCGTACCGGGCCACGGCCCCCTCACCGACCCCTCGGCCTACGACTCCACCGAGCGCTATCTGCGGTACGTGGCCGAGCTCGCCCGGGAGGGGCGGGCCAAGGGGCTGTCCCCGCTGGAGGTGGCCCAGCAGGCCGATCTCGGCGAGTTCGGCTCCTGGCGGGAGAGCGAGCGGCTGGTGGCGAACGTGCACCGGGCGTACGCGGAACTGGACGGCCGGCCGGAGGGCGCGCCGCTGGACATCCTGGCGGTCCTGACGGACATGACCGTGATGAACGGCGGAACACCGATCCTCTGCCACGCCTGACAACACCGGATATCGCCGGGCGGAGAGTTTTCTTTCCGCCCGGCCCCTGGACGACATACCGACTGGTCGGCATGATGGCTCGCGACGGTGCTCCGACGCACCGCCGCTCTTCCCCTCGTCGACTCGCACGGAGGTGCGCACCATGACCTCAGCCCCGGCCGACCCGCGCGGCCTGGACCTGGAGCGGCTGCGCGGTCATCTCGACCGGGCCCGGCCGGGACTCGTGGCCGGAGCGCTGCGCGGCCGGCTCATCGAGGGCGGCCGGTCGAATCTCACGTACGAGATCACCGACGGGACCGCCCGCTGGGTGGTCCGCCGGCCGCCACTGGGCCACGTCCTGGCCACCGCGCACGACATGCGGCGCGAGCACCGGGTCATCGAGGCGCTGCACGGCACGGCCGTGCCGGTGCCCGAGCCGCTGCTCCTGTGCGAGGACGAGGCCGTGCTCGGGGCGCCGTTCTACGTCATGGAGTTCGTGGACGGGGTGCCGTACCGGACGGCCGAGCAGCTCGCGGCGATCGGCCCGGAGCGGACCCGGCGGGCGGTACTGGGCCTGGTGGACACCCTGGTCGACCTGCACGCGGTGGACCCGGTAGCGGTGGGCCTGGGCGACTTCGGCCGGCCCGAGGGATTCCTGGACCGGCAGCTGCGCCGCTGGGGCAAGCAGCTCGCGGCCTCCCGGGGCCGGGAGCTCGCGGGGATCGACGAGCTGCACGGCGCGCTGGGCCGGAGGCTGCCCGTCTCCCCCGCCCCGACCGTGGTGCACGGCGACTTCCGGCTCGACAACGTCCTCATCGGCGGAACCCCGTCCGGCACCGACACCGTCCGGGCGGTGCTGGACTGGGAGATGTCCACGCTCGGGGATCCGCTGACCGACCTCGGGCTGCTGGTGATGTACAGCTCGGACCTGGGCCTGACCGGATCGCCGGTCAGTACGACGAGCGGGGCGCCGGGCCATCCGACGCCGGCCGAGCTCGTCGAGCGGTACGCCGCCCGCTCGGGGCGGGACACCGGGGCGATCGCCTGGTACACGGCCTTCGCCTGGTTCAAGCTCGCCGTGATCCTCGAGGGCATCCACTACCGCTACACGCTGGGACAGACCGTCGGGGCGGGCTTCGACCGGATCGGCGAGCTGGTCCCGGTCTTCATCGAGCACGGACTGACCACGCTCCAGGACCGCCAGGACCGCCAGGAAGGCTGAGGAACCCACCCATGGATTTCGCATTCGACACCCGGACCGAGGAACTCCGCGAGCGGCTGCTCGCGTTCATGGAGGAGTACGTCTACCCGGCGGAGCCCGTCGCCGCCGAGCAGCGCGCACGGCTGGCCTCGCCCTGGGACACCCCGGCCGTCTTCGGTGAACTGAAGGCCGAGGCGCGCCGCCAGGGCCTGTGGAACCTCTTCCTGCCGGACGCGGAGCACGGCGCGGGGCTGACCAACCTCCAGTACGCGCCGCTCGCCGAGATCACCGGCCGCAGCCCGCACCTGGCGCCGATGGCGACCAACTGCGCGGCGCCGGACACCGGGAACATGGAGCTGCTCGCCCAGTTCGGGAACGAGGAGCAGAAGAAGCGCTGGCTGGATCCCCTGCTGGCCGGGGAGATCCGCTCCGCCTTCGCGATGACCGAGCCCGAGGTGGCCTCCTCGGACGCGACGAACATCGAGACCCGCATCGAGCGCGACGGTGACGAGTACGTGGTGACCGGTCGCAAGTGGTTCATCTCCGGGGCGATGAACCCGAACTGCGGGATCTTCATCGTGATGGGCAAGACGGACCCGGAGGGCGCCGATCCGCGCCGCCAGCAGTCGATGGTCCTGGTGCCGCGCGACACCCCGGGGGTCGAGGTGCGCCGGGCGATGACGGTGTACGGGTACGAGGACCACGACCACGGCGGCCACGCCGAGGTGGTCTTCGACGGGGCCCGGGTCCCGGCGTCGAACCTGATCGGCGAGGAGGGCACCGGCTTCGCCATCGCCCAGGCCCGGCTCGGCCCGGGCCGCATCCACCACTGCATGCGGCTGATCGGGATGGCGGAGCGGGCCATCGGGCTGATGTGCCGGCGCGCGGTGGAACGTACCGCCTTCGGCAAGCCGCTGGCCGCCCAGGGCGTCGTACAGAACTGGATCGCCGATGCCCGGGTGACGGTGGAGCAGCTGCGGCTGCTGGTGCTGAAGACGGCCTGGCTGATGGACACGGTCGGCAACCGGGGCGCGCACACCGAGATCCAGGCCATCAAGATCGCGACCCCGCGGGCGGTGGTGCGGATCCTGGACGACGCGGTGCAGCTGCACGGTGCGGGCGGGGTGAGTCAGGACTTCCCGCTGGCCGAACTGTGGGCGGCGGCACGGACCCTGCGGCTGGCCGACGGACCGGACGAAGTACACCAGCGGTCCTTGGCGCGGCGGGAGTTGAAGCGTTACGCGGCCGGTCGTCCGTGAACGTGTGGGAATCGTGCGGGAGTTCGCGTGAACTCGTGTGCGAGATGAAGGCGGTGCGGGGGACCCTTTAAGAAACCTTGTTGAACAACCCCGTAACCCCAAGGCGTTCTTGATTTGCGCCTGTCAATCGGAACAGGGTTCTCCAGAAGGTCTGACGCCCCCAACGTCAACACGAGGAGAACCCTCCAGATGGCAACCCATAAGCGCTCGCGCGGTTTCCGGTACGCGGCAGTCGGCACCGGAGCGGCCACAGCGGCCGCCGCCGCCCTGCTCGCCACCCCTCTCGCGGGAGCGGCGACACCGGCCGAAGGCACGGTGTACGGGCTCGGCGCACCCGGCGCGATCAGCGGAAGTTACGTCGTCATACTCGACGCATCCGCGAACAAGGAACAGCTCGCCCGCAAGTACGGCGGCGAGCTGAAGCGCTCCTACGGCTCCGGGGTCAACGGTTTCTCGGCCTCGGGCCTGAGCGAGACCGAGGCGAAGCGGCTCGCCGCGGACCCGGCCGTCGGCAAGGTCGTGCAGAACAAGAAGTTCACCATCAACGCCACCCAGACCAACCCGCCGTCATGGGGGCTGGACCGGATCGACCAGACCGCGCAGGCGGGCGACAAGAAGTACACCTACCCGGACGGCGGCGGTGAGGGCGTGACGGCGTACGTCATCGACACCGGCGTGCGCACCACCCACAAGGACTTCGGCGGCCGTGCGACGTCCGGGTTCGACGCGGTGGACAACGACGACAGCGCCGACGACGGCAACGGCCACGGCACGCACGTGGCCGGCACCATCGCGGGGACCTCGCACGGCGTCGCCAAGAAGGCGAAGGTGGTCGCGGTGCGGGTGCTGGACGACAACGGCTCCGGCACCACCGAGCAGGTCGTCGCCGGGATCGACTGGGTCACGAAGAACCATTCGGGGCCCTCGGTGGCCAACATGAGCCTGGGCGGCGGCGCCGACGAGGCCCTCGACGAGGCGGTGCGCCGGGCCGTCGCCGCGGGCGTCACCTTCACCGTGGCGGCCGGCAACGAGTCGGCCGACGCCGGCCAGGGCTCGCCGTCCCGGGTCAAGGAGGCGATCACGGTGGCGTCGAGCACGATCGACGACCAGCAGTCCTCGTTCTCGAACTTCGGCTCCGTGGTGGACCTGTACGCGCCGGGCTCGGACATCACGTCCACCTGGAACGACAGCGACACGGGGACGAAGACCATCTCCGGCACGTCCATGGCGGCCCCGCACGCGGCCGGCGCCGCGGCGGTCTACCTGGCAGGGCACCCGTCCGCGACTCCGGCGCAGGCGGCCGCGGCACTGACGGGGGCGGCCACGTCCGGGGCGATCACCAACCCGTCGGCGGGCACGGCGAACAAGCTGCTGAAGGTCGCCCCGTAGTGGTGGCTGCCTAGCGTCCCGACGCCCCGAGGGGCCTATGGGCGCAGCGCGCGCAGCAGCAGGTCGGCGAGGTGATCGGCGACCTGCTGCGGCGTGAGCGGGCCGTCCGCGCGGTACCAGGTGGACAGGTGGTGGACGGAGCCGAAGTGGTAGTCCACCACCAGGTCGGCGGGGGTGGCGCTGGAGAACACGCCCGTGCGCTGGCCCTCCTCGACCAGCGCCCGGAAGCGCTCGTGGTAGCGCCGGCGCTCCGCCCTCACCTGCTTGGACTTCTCCGGGCTGAGCTGGTGCATCGACCGGAAGAAGATCATCGCGTCGTCGAGGTTCTCGATGGTCGTGACGACCACGTCGGCGGCCGCGGTGCGCAGCCGCTCCTCGACGGGCGCGTCGGAATCGGCCACCGCGTCCAGGCGCTGCTGCTGGAGCCGCAGCATCCGCGCGTACACCTCGTGCAGCAGGTCGTCCTTGGATCCGAAGTAGTGGTAGAGCGCGCCCTTCGTGACACCGGCCGCCTCGACGATCTCCTGGACCGAGGTGCGGTCGTAGCCGCGCTCGGCGAACAGCCGGGTGGCGACGGCCAGCAGCCGCTGCGGTACCGGGGCCTCGTGCGTGCCTGCGGGTTCCGTGGTCCGTGCCGCCATGGCGCTGACCTTCCCTTCCTCGTTCCTGCCTGGTCACTGCGACCAGCTGTACGACCGTCCGACTGTTTTCAGCCGCGATCGCGCAGTTCCCGTCGCAGGATCTTGCCACTGGTCGTCTTCGGAAGGACAGGCAGGATCTCGACCTGGCGCGGGTATTTGTACGCGGCGATGCGCTCGGCGCAGTAGGCGGCGAGCTCCGCCGGCTCCACCGAGGTGCCGGGACGCAGGCTCACGTACGCCTTCACGCTCTCCCCGCGGTACGCGTCGGGGACGCCGACGACGGCGGCCTCGCGGACGGCGGGGTGGGTGTAGAGCACGTCCTCGACCTCCCTCGGCCAGACCTTGAAGCCGGAGGCGTTGATCATGTCCTTCTTGCGGTCGACGACGTAGAGCCAGCCGTCGGGGTCCATGAAACCGACGTCGCCGGTGCGCAGCTCGCCGTCCGGGAAGGCCTGGGCGGACTCCGCCGGCAGTCCCCAGTAGCCGGGCACGACCTGCGGGCCGCGGACGGCGATCTCGCCGGTCTCGCCGAAGGGGACCTCGGCGCCCTGCTCGTCGAGGATGCGGACCACGGTGTCGGCGCCCGGAAGGCCCACGGAGAGGGTCCCGGAGGCGGGGTCCACGGGGGCTTCGAGGTGCACGGGCACGCTGGCGCACGGGGCGGTGCACTCGGTGAGGCCGTAGCCGTTGCGGAGGTAGAAGCCGAAGGCGGTGCGCAGGCGCTCGACGAGCGCGGGCGGGAGCGGGGCGCCCCCGGAGGAGATCACCCGGAACGAGGCGAAGTGGTCCGGGGTGGCCTCGGGGTGGGCGGCGAGGGCCATGAAGGCGGTGGCCGGGCCGACGGTGTAGGCGGGGCGGTGTTCGAGGAAGGCGTCGAGGACGGCGCCGGCGTCGAAGCGGTGGGTGAGGACCAGGGTGCCCGCGTTGGCCAGGCAGGCGGCGAGCTCGCAGACCATGCCGGTGATGTGGAAGAGGGGCGCGAGGGCGAAGTAGGTGGCGCCTTCGGGGAGGGGGTGGGAGGTCACCTGCCGGACGGCGTTGTAGGTGAGGGCGCCGTGCGGGTTCATCGCGCCCTTGGGGGTGCCGCTGGTACCGGAGGTGTAGCTGATCAGGGCGGTGTCGGCGGCGGTGAGGTACGGGTCCTCCGGCGCGGGCCGCCCGCCGCGGGCCACGGTGAGGAGGTCTGCGGCGGTGGGATCGGCGGTGTCCGGGGCGGCCGGATGCTGCCGGCCGGGCACCGCGTCCGGCGCGTCCGCCTGGGCGGGCACGAACGGCCGGGCGGGGGCCGCGGCCCGGTCCGGCGCCGGGCCCGCCGGGCCGACCGGGCCCGCCGGGCCGAAGACGCGCGGGTCGTCGCGGGTCTGGAAGTCCCGGTCCGATGCGGTCAGCACGGTCCGTACGGCGCTGTCCCGCGCGGCCTCGCCCACGTACGCCGTCCACGCACCGCCGTCGCAGACGAGCGCGGCGGCCCCGGAGTCGCGGAGGATGTGCCCGACCTCGCCGGATTTGTACATGGGGTTGAGCGGGACGACGACGGCCCCGGCCTTCCATGCCGCGAGGACGGCGAGCACGAAGTGCGGGGTGTTCTGCAGCATGACGGCGACCCGGTCCCCGCGCCGGATGCCGCGCGCCGCGAGGTGGCCGGCGACGGAGTCGGAGAGCTCGTCGGCCTCCGCGTACCCGATCCGGCCGTCGAAGTAGGCCAGGGCGGTGCGTCCGGGGGCCCGGGCGACCGCCTCGCGGAAGGCGTGCAGCACGGTGGGCGGCGGTGCGACGGGCTCGCGCTGGACCGCGGCGAGCAGCCCGAGCCACGGCTTGGCGGCGTACCGGGAGGCGCCGGCGGCGGAATGGGCGGGGATCACCGGGTCTCCCATTTCTGCTGGAGGTGGTTCATGCCGCTCAGCCAGCGGTCCGGCTCGGTGGCGCGGGCGGCGTAGAAGTCGGCGACCTCGGGGTGCGGGAGGATCAAGAACCGGCCCTTCTCCATGCCGTCGAACAGTGCGTCCACGACCGCTTCCGGCTCGATCGCGGTCGGCGCGAGCACGAGTTCGCCCGCCGAGCCCGCGGCGGTCAGCATGTCGGTGCGCACCCCTTGCGGGCAGATGGCGTGGACCTGGACCCCGCGGTGGCGGTAGGTCAGCGAGAGCCATTCGGCGAAGGCGAGCGCACCGTGCTTGGTGACACTGTACGGGGCCGCTCCGATCATGGTCAGGAGCCCGGCGGCCGAGACGGTGGACACGAAGCGGCCGCTCTCCCGCTCCAGCCAGTCCGGCAGCAGCAGTCTGGCGGCGCGGACGTGGGCCATGACGTTGGTGTCCCAGGCCGCCTCCCAGACGGCTTCGTCGGCGAAGGCGTCGCCGCCCGAGGCGAGCCCGGCGTTGGCGCAGTAGACGTCGACCGTGCCGCCGAGGGCCTCGCGGGCCTCGGCCACGATCGCCGAGGCGTCGCCCGGCACCGGGATCGCCCGGGCTCCGATCGCGGCCGCGACCGAGGCGGCCTTGGCCGGATCGAGGTCGTTGACCACCACCGTGGCACCCTCGGCCGCGAAGCGGTGCGCGAGGGCGGCGCCGATGCCGCCGCCCGCGCCGGTGACGACGACTCGCTGGTCCTGGTACGCGCTCACGGGGTCCACCTCTCGTGCGGCCGGATGCCGGATTCGCGGGCAGACTAACCGGTCGGTATGTCGGTGGGAAAGGGGCACGACCCCTAGCGTGGCCGGATGACGCTGTCGCGACGCGGGGTGCTGGGGCTGGCGGGGGCCATCGGATCGGCGGGCGCCCTGGGAGCGGGGCCACGCGAATCCGCCGGGGCGACCGGGGCCGCCGGGGCCACGGCGCCGGTCGGGGCCACGGCGCCGGTCGGGGCGGCGGTCGGCCGGGTGCGTACCGGATTCGAGCGGCTCGCCGCCGACGGGTACGCCGCGCTGGCCGGGCAGAAGGTCGGGGTGGTCACCAACCCCACCGGGATCACCGCCGACGCCCGGCACCTGGTCGACGTACTGCACGCGGACGAGCGGGTCGACCTGGTGGCGGTGTTCGGCCCCGAGCACGGCTTCCGCGGCACGGCTCAGGCGGGCGGCTCGGAAGGGGCCTCCCGGGATCCGGCGACCGGGCTGCCGGTGTACGACACGTACGACAAGAGCGGGCAGAAGCTCGCGGACGTGTTCACGGCGGCCGGGATCGACACCGTCGTCTTCGACATCCAGGACGTCGGGGCGCGCTTCTACACCTACATCTGGACCCTCTACGACTGCATGCGCGCGGCCGCGCTCGCCGGCAAGGCGGTGGTGGTGCTGGACCGGCCCAACCCGGTGGGCGGCCGGCGGGCCGCGGGGCCCGTGCTGGAGCGGCCGTACGCGAGCTTCGTCGGCCGGGAGCCGATCGCCCTGGCGCACGGGATGACGGCGGCCGAACTGGCCCGGCTCTTCAACGGCGAGTTCCTGACGGACCGCCCGGTCGGGCTGCGGACGGTGCCGATGTCCGGGTGGCGGCGGGAGTCGTTCTTCGGGGAGACCGGGCTGCCCTGGGTGCCGCCGAGCCCGAACATGCCGACCCCGGACACGGCCCTCGCGTACGCCGGTACGTGCCTGTTCGAGGGGACGAACCTCTCCGAGGGCCGCGGGACGACCACGCCCTTCGAGGTGGTCGGTGCGGAGGGGCTCGACCGGCGGTGGGCGGAGGCGGCGAACGCGCTGGGGCTGCCCGGGGTGTGGTTCCGGGAGGCGTACTTCACACCGACCTTCTCCAAGCACGTGGGGAAGGTGTGCGGCGGGGTCCGGCTGATCGTGCACGACCGGGAGGCCTTCGACCCGGTACGGGCCGGGATCGGACTGCTGATCACGGCGCGGCGGGTGTGGAGCGGCTTCGGCTGGCGCGCGGACCACTGGATCGACCGGCTGACCGGCTCGGACCGGGTGCGGACGCTGGTGGACGCCGGGGCGGACGTGGACGAGGTCGCGGGTGACTGGGCGGCGGGGCTGGCGCGCTTCGGGGCGGTGCGCGAGGAGTACCTGCTGTACCCGTGATCCGACCGCGTCGGGGGGCTGGCCGGGCGGGCCCCGCAGCAGGATGCTGACTGCAGCGGAGGCACGGCGTGAAGGGGGACGTCATGGCGGACGTGGGTGGCGGGTTCGGGATCGGGATCGGGGCCGGGATAGGGGCCGGGATCGGGGCCGGGATCGGGGTCCGGCCGTACGCGGAGCTGACCTTCGACTCCGAAGGGGACGTGGACCGGGTCACGCAGGGGACGGTGTCCCGGATGGAGGCGACCGACCTGCTGGTCTTCGCGCACGGCTGGAACAGCGACCGGTCCACGGCGACGCGGCTCTACGACCGGTTCTTCGCGCCCTTCCAGGAACTGGTGGGATCGGGGGTGCGCCTGGGGTACGTGGGTGTCGTATGGCCCGCGATGCAGTTCTCCGACGAGCCGATACCGGACTTCGAGGCGCCGGGCGTCCTCGCGGAACCGGGCTCCGGCAGCGCGCTGGACCCGCTCACCCGCCGGGCGCTCGGCGAGTTCTGGCCGGAACGGCGGGCGGAGCTGGACCGGGTGGCGGAACTGCTCGAGGAGCGGCCGGACTCGGCGGCCGCCTTCATCGAGTTCGGCGCCCTGGTGCGCGAGTTGGCGGGGGTGGACGCGGTGCCCGCGGCGGTCGTGCCGTCGGTGCCCGCGATCTTCACGGAAGACGTGCTGGAGGTGTGCGGGGCCCTTTCCGTCGCCTTGGCGAGGGCGGGGGTGCCGGGCGCGGGAGACCCGGCGGGCGCGGCTGACCCTCACGGTCCGGGTCTCACCGTCGGCGGCGGGCTGCACGGTCTGTGGGACGGAGCCAAGGAACTGCTGCGCCAGGCGACGTACTACAAGATGAAGAAGCGGGCGGGGGTGGTCGGCGAACGCGGCCTCGGCCCCGTGCTGGCCCAGCTGGCGGCCGCCCGCCCCGCCCTGCGGTTCCACCTGATCGGACACAGCTTCGGGGCGCGCGTCGTCTCCTTCTCCCTGCGCGCGGTACCGGACCGGGCCCGGTACGTGAAATCCGTGACCCTGCTCCAGGGGGCCTTCTCCCACTACGCGTTCGCCGACCGGCTGCCGCACGACAAGGGCAACGGCGGCGCCCTGCGCGGGCTCCAGCGCCGGGTCGACGGACCGGTGGTCGCCTGCCATTCCCCGCATGACGCGGCCCTCAGGGTCTTCTACCCGCTGGCCTCCCGGATGGCGGGCGATTCGGCCGGGCTGCTGGGTTTCGACGAGCGGTGGGGCGCCATCGGGCACGACGGGGTCCAGGCCGTCCCGGGTGCGCCCCGGCTGAGCTTGGACACCGTGCTGCGCGAGGGGCTGCCCGCGGCCGGTTGCGTCAGTGTGGACGCGGGCTCCGTGGTGCGGCGCGGCGGCGCCCCGTCGGGGGCGCACAACGACATCTGCCACGAGGAACTGGCCCGGGTGGTGGTGACAGCGGGGCGCATGGGGCGCTGAGTTCTGGCCATGTGCCACCCGCACGCCTCGTCCGCCCCCGCATGCGCCCGCCTTCGGCCGGGCATGTTGGGCACATCGGCGGAGGTGATGGTGTGATGGCGGGATTCCGGAGTCTGGCCTACCAGGTGCGCGACGCGCGCAACGACCGGGCCTTGCGGCGCCATTCACTGCGCCGCTGCCTGGAGCGGTTCGCGCCCTACGGGCACCGGGCCACGTGGTGGCACCTGTGCGACCGGCACGGGATCGCCCCCGAGGACCGGGGGGCCGATCCGCTGCGGCTGGTCGCCGCCCTCGAGGAGCTGGAGGACGCGCGGGCGGTCTGGCTGGAGTACGAGCGGCAGTTCGCGGAACGGCGCCGGCGGGAGAAGCACCACGGGCTGCGCCGGCCGGAGTGGGCGTGGGGCGGGAGCGGGGACGCGGTGGTGCGGTGCGCGGATCCGGGGGTCCGGCCGGAGGGGGCGCTGGGCGAGGTGCTGCGCAGGCTGGTGCGGGCGCTGGAGTCGGGACCGGGCACGGCGTGTCCGGTGTGCGGGGACACCGAACTGCACTGGCCGGAGGTGGCTCCGGTCGGCCCCTGGGCGGGGGCGCTGGCCTGGGACGGGCCGGTGTGCGCGGGCTGCGGGATCGTGGTGCCCAGACCGGCCCTGGTGGACAGCCCGGCGCTGCTGGGCACCCCCTCGGCGGGCGCCGCGTGAGAACGCCGCCTCCGGTGCCGTTCCCGCTTCCGGTGTCGTTGAACGGTGCGCGGAGCGCCGCGGACGGTCCGGCCGTGCCGATGTCGCCGCAGGCGCTGGCGGAATCGGCGCTCGCGGCCGTCGGCGCCGGGGCCGGGGAGGTGCTGGTGCATCCGCGGACGCCGTGCGGGCGGGAGAGCCTCTCGCCGCGGGTGGTCGGACCGGTGTTGGAGGTGCTGCGGCGTACGGGGGTCGGCGTAGCGCTGTCGGTGCCGGTGTCGATCGCGGCCGAGCCCGATCCGGCGGGGCGGCTGGAGCGGGTGGCTTCGTGGACGGTGCTGCCGGACCGGGCGGTGGTGCGCTTCGGGCAGCCGGGCGCCGCGGAGCTCGCGCAGGCCCTGCTGGCGCGGGGGGTCGCGGTGGACGCGGTGGTGCCGCTGGGCGGCGCTGCCGGGCCGGAGCCACTGGCCGCGTTCCTGGCCTGGCCGGTGCGTGAGCCCGCGCGGGTCCGGCTCTCGGCCGAGCTGGCGGCGGCCGATCCGGCGCTGGTCGCGGGGCTGCGCGCGCTGCCACCCGTACCGGTGCTGCTGTACGGGCGGGACGCGGCCGCCTGGCCGGTGCTGCGCCTGGCCGCGCGGTGCGGCACCGGCGTGCGGACCGGCGTGGGCGATGTGACGCACCTGCCCGACGGGCGGCCGGCGCGGTCGAATGCCGAACTGGTGGCGGCGGCCCGGGGAGTGGTGGCGCGGTCGGTGGTGGCGCGGGCGGTCGCTACAGCCGCGAGCCGGTGAGCCGCTCGCCGAAGACGTCGTCCGGGTTGGACAGCGCGCAGGTCTCCATGGACAGGCAGCCGCAGCCGATGCAGTCCGTCAGGTGGTCGCGCAGACGGCTCAGCCGGCTGATGCGTTCGTCGAGTTCGGCGCGCCAGGCCTCGGAGAGACGGGCCCAGTCCTCGCGGTTGGGGGTGCGCTCCTCGGGGAGCTGGGCGAGCGCCTCGCGAATGCTGGCCAGCGGGATGCCCACGCGCTGGGCGGCGCGTACGAAGGCCACCCGGCGCAGCGCGTCACGCGTGTAGCGGCGCTGGTTGCCGGAGGTGCGGCGGCTGCTGATCAGGCCCTTGGCCTCGTAGAAGTGGAGCGCCGAGACGGCGGCGCCGCTCCGGGCGGACAGCTGACCGACGGTGAGCTCGTGGACTTTCTCGGGAATCTGCGGCACCCGGCCGAGCGTAGTCGGAGGCCCGTTGACATACGCATACGCCCCCCAGCATGCTGAGCAAGCGCTTATTCGTCCGTCAGCCGTCCGCGAGAGACAGGAACAGGGCATGGCCGAGCCGAGGGTCTTCACGTCCGCCGAGGAGCTGCACGCCGGGATCGGCGAACCGCTCGGCCCCAGCGAGTGGCTGGAGGTGGACCAGAAGCGGATCGACCTCTTCGCGGACGCCACCGGCGATCACCAGTGGATCCACGTGGACCCGGAGCGCGCAGCGGGCGGACCCTTCGGTTCCACCATCGCGCACGGCTATCTGACGCTGTCGCTGCTGCCCAGCCTGGTACCGCAGATCATGCGGGTCGAGGGCATGCGGATGGGCCTCAACTACGGGACGAACAAGGTCCGTTTCCCGGCGCCGGTGCCGGTCGGTTCCCGGCTGCGCGCCATCGCCGTGATCACGGAGGTCGCGGAGGCGGGCGGCGGCGTACAGGTCACGGCCACCGTCACGGTCGAACGCGAGGGCGGGGACAAGCCGGTGTGCGTGGCGGAATCGGTGTCGCGCTACTACTTCTGAAGCCCGTCCGGACTGCCGCGCGGAGGCCGGTACTACCGCGCGGGGGCCGGCCGCGCCGCGACCATGCGGAGCACGAGGTCGGCGTAGAG encodes:
- a CDS encoding class I adenylate-forming enzyme family protein; this translates as MGDPVIPAHSAAGASRYAAKPWLGLLAAVQREPVAPPPTVLHAFREAVARAPGRTALAYFDGRIGYAEADELSDSVAGHLAARGIRRGDRVAVMLQNTPHFVLAVLAAWKAGAVVVPLNPMYKSGEVGHILRDSGAAALVCDGGAWTAYVGEAARDSAVRTVLTASDRDFQTRDDPRVFGPAGPVGPAGPAPDRAAAPARPFVPAQADAPDAVPGRQHPAAPDTADPTAADLLTVARGGRPAPEDPYLTAADTALISYTSGTSGTPKGAMNPHGALTYNAVRQVTSHPLPEGATYFALAPLFHITGMVCELAACLANAGTLVLTHRFDAGAVLDAFLEHRPAYTVGPATAFMALAAHPEATPDHFASFRVISSGGAPLPPALVERLRTAFGFYLRNGYGLTECTAPCASVPVHLEAPVDPASGTLSVGLPGADTVVRILDEQGAEVPFGETGEIAVRGPQVVPGYWGLPAESAQAFPDGELRTGDVGFMDPDGWLYVVDRKKDMINASGFKVWPREVEDVLYTHPAVREAAVVGVPDAYRGESVKAYVSLRPGTSVEPAELAAYCAERIAAYKYPRQVEILPVLPKTTSGKILRRELRDRG
- a CDS encoding phosphotransferase family protein, with the translated sequence MTSAPADPRGLDLERLRGHLDRARPGLVAGALRGRLIEGGRSNLTYEITDGTARWVVRRPPLGHVLATAHDMRREHRVIEALHGTAVPVPEPLLLCEDEAVLGAPFYVMEFVDGVPYRTAEQLAAIGPERTRRAVLGLVDTLVDLHAVDPVAVGLGDFGRPEGFLDRQLRRWGKQLAASRGRELAGIDELHGALGRRLPVSPAPTVVHGDFRLDNVLIGGTPSGTDTVRAVLDWEMSTLGDPLTDLGLLVMYSSDLGLTGSPVSTTSGAPGHPTPAELVERYAARSGRDTGAIAWYTAFAWFKLAVILEGIHYRYTLGQTVGAGFDRIGELVPVFIEHGLTTLQDRQDRQEG
- a CDS encoding S8 family peptidase; protein product: MATHKRSRGFRYAAVGTGAATAAAAALLATPLAGAATPAEGTVYGLGAPGAISGSYVVILDASANKEQLARKYGGELKRSYGSGVNGFSASGLSETEAKRLAADPAVGKVVQNKKFTINATQTNPPSWGLDRIDQTAQAGDKKYTYPDGGGEGVTAYVIDTGVRTTHKDFGGRATSGFDAVDNDDSADDGNGHGTHVAGTIAGTSHGVAKKAKVVAVRVLDDNGSGTTEQVVAGIDWVTKNHSGPSVANMSLGGGADEALDEAVRRAVAAGVTFTVAAGNESADAGQGSPSRVKEAITVASSTIDDQQSSFSNFGSVVDLYAPGSDITSTWNDSDTGTKTISGTSMAAPHAAGAAAVYLAGHPSATPAQAAAALTGAATSGAITNPSAGTANKLLKVAP
- a CDS encoding SDR family oxidoreductase, encoding MSAYQDQRVVVTGAGGGIGAALAHRFAAEGATVVVNDLDPAKAASVAAAIGARAIPVPGDASAIVAEAREALGGTVDVYCANAGLASGGDAFADEAVWEAAWDTNVMAHVRAARLLLPDWLERESGRFVSTVSAAGLLTMIGAAPYSVTKHGALAFAEWLSLTYRHRGVQVHAICPQGVRTDMLTAAGSAGELVLAPTAIEPEAVVDALFDGMEKGRFLILPHPEVADFYAARATEPDRWLSGMNHLQQKWETR
- a CDS encoding acyl-CoA dehydrogenase family protein, translated to MDFAFDTRTEELRERLLAFMEEYVYPAEPVAAEQRARLASPWDTPAVFGELKAEARRQGLWNLFLPDAEHGAGLTNLQYAPLAEITGRSPHLAPMATNCAAPDTGNMELLAQFGNEEQKKRWLDPLLAGEIRSAFAMTEPEVASSDATNIETRIERDGDEYVVTGRKWFISGAMNPNCGIFIVMGKTDPEGADPRRQQSMVLVPRDTPGVEVRRAMTVYGYEDHDHGGHAEVVFDGARVPASNLIGEEGTGFAIAQARLGPGRIHHCMRLIGMAERAIGLMCRRAVERTAFGKPLAAQGVVQNWIADARVTVEQLRLLVLKTAWLMDTVGNRGAHTEIQAIKIATPRAVVRILDDAVQLHGAGGVSQDFPLAELWAAARTLRLADGPDEVHQRSLARRELKRYAAGRP
- a CDS encoding exo-beta-N-acetylmuramidase NamZ family protein, yielding MTLSRRGVLGLAGAIGSAGALGAGPRESAGATGAAGATAPVGATAPVGAAVGRVRTGFERLAADGYAALAGQKVGVVTNPTGITADARHLVDVLHADERVDLVAVFGPEHGFRGTAQAGGSEGASRDPATGLPVYDTYDKSGQKLADVFTAAGIDTVVFDIQDVGARFYTYIWTLYDCMRAAALAGKAVVVLDRPNPVGGRRAAGPVLERPYASFVGREPIALAHGMTAAELARLFNGEFLTDRPVGLRTVPMSGWRRESFFGETGLPWVPPSPNMPTPDTALAYAGTCLFEGTNLSEGRGTTTPFEVVGAEGLDRRWAEAANALGLPGVWFREAYFTPTFSKHVGKVCGGVRLIVHDREAFDPVRAGIGLLITARRVWSGFGWRADHWIDRLTGSDRVRTLVDAGADVDEVAGDWAAGLARFGAVREEYLLYP
- a CDS encoding TetR/AcrR family transcriptional regulator yields the protein MAARTTEPAGTHEAPVPQRLLAVATRLFAERGYDRTSVQEIVEAAGVTKGALYHYFGSKDDLLHEVYARMLRLQQQRLDAVADSDAPVEERLRTAAADVVVTTIENLDDAMIFFRSMHQLSPEKSKQVRAERRRYHERFRALVEEGQRTGVFSSATPADLVVDYHFGSVHHLSTWYRADGPLTPQQVADHLADLLLRALRP